The Castellaniella sp. genome includes a window with the following:
- a CDS encoding tyrosine-type recombinase/integrase — MPAQALTTEFLATLPGREPASGAVSYFDTEIKGFLLEHRASGGATFYFRYRDAAGKVRLNRIGRADEISVSDARAKAHKMKQMVTEGGDPKVESHRFKDVPTFGDFVAERYLPYAKTRKRSWATDEIMLRCHILPVFADFRMNRITRSDVVAFHHTVFEKGYAAGTCNRMIVLMKFIYNCAIRWDILPPKSNPCDGVEPFEDHGARERYLTTEEVQRLFDELDTNRNVQVGQVIRLLLYTGARKREILDARWDEIDFNRRMLTVPAARSKSKKPRHIPLSDAAVELLLSLPRQDDIPWVFFNPKTKKPPVSIFSAWNTIRNRVGMPELRLHDLRHSYASFLVNAGRSLYEVQKLLGHHDPKVTMRYAHLSPQAMLEAVNVVGNVVAGARAGRTVVGANQPQTAVATA; from the coding sequence ATGCCAGCACAAGCGTTGACGACCGAATTCCTGGCCACGCTGCCAGGTCGCGAGCCTGCCTCCGGGGCCGTGAGTTACTTCGATACGGAGATCAAGGGCTTCTTGCTCGAGCATCGCGCCAGCGGCGGAGCGACCTTCTACTTCCGCTACCGCGATGCCGCCGGCAAGGTGCGACTGAACCGGATTGGTCGGGCCGATGAGATTTCAGTGTCGGACGCCCGGGCCAAGGCGCACAAGATGAAGCAGATGGTCACCGAGGGTGGCGACCCAAAGGTGGAGAGCCACCGCTTCAAGGATGTGCCGACCTTCGGGGATTTCGTGGCCGAACGCTATCTGCCCTACGCCAAGACAAGGAAGCGGAGCTGGGCAACTGACGAAATCATGCTGCGATGCCATATCCTGCCGGTGTTTGCCGATTTCCGGATGAACCGGATCACCCGCTCGGATGTGGTGGCCTTCCACCACACGGTGTTCGAGAAGGGCTACGCGGCCGGGACCTGCAACCGGATGATCGTGCTGATGAAGTTCATCTACAACTGCGCGATCCGCTGGGACATCCTGCCGCCCAAGAGCAACCCCTGCGATGGCGTGGAGCCCTTTGAAGACCACGGTGCGCGAGAGCGTTACCTGACCACCGAGGAGGTGCAGCGACTTTTTGACGAGTTGGACACCAACAGGAACGTGCAGGTCGGCCAGGTGATCCGGTTGCTGCTCTACACCGGCGCTCGCAAGCGCGAGATCCTGGATGCCCGGTGGGACGAGATTGACTTCAACCGGCGGATGCTGACGGTGCCAGCGGCGCGCTCGAAGTCGAAGAAGCCGCGTCACATTCCGCTCTCCGATGCGGCGGTGGAACTACTGCTATCGCTGCCCCGGCAGGATGACATCCCCTGGGTGTTTTTCAATCCGAAGACCAAGAAGCCACCGGTGTCGATCTTCTCGGCCTGGAACACTATTCGAAATCGTGTCGGAATGCCGGAACTACGACTGCACGACCTGCGCCACAGCTACGCGAGTTTCCTGGTGAACGCCGGGCGGTCACTGTACGAGGTGCAGAAGCTCCTCGGCCATCACGATCCGAAGGTGACAATGCGCTACGCACACCTGTCGCCGCAGGCGATGCTCGAGGCGGTCAATGTGGTGGGGAATGTGGTCGCCGGGGCTAGGGCGGGTCGGACTGTGGTGGGTGCGAATCAGCCGCAAACGGCAGTGGCCACCGCCTGA
- the tnpA gene encoding IS66 family insertion sequence element accessory protein TnpA encodes MSTSRGPGQAWWEMHLDAIAREGIGATAYAQREGLPVSSLYYWRRRLKALERKAQVPVKAVAAPVARQFVPVSVGPLAAVDHPVAADRHVLVLGAGLRLELPGLPSPQWLAQVRQALTEQVH; translated from the coding sequence ATGTCGACGAGTCGAGGACCAGGGCAGGCCTGGTGGGAAATGCACCTTGACGCGATAGCGCGCGAGGGCATTGGCGCCACGGCCTACGCGCAGCGTGAGGGGTTGCCGGTCTCAAGCCTGTATTATTGGCGCCGGCGCCTCAAAGCCCTGGAGCGGAAGGCTCAGGTGCCCGTCAAGGCGGTGGCTGCGCCGGTTGCGCGCCAGTTTGTGCCGGTCAGCGTGGGTCCGCTCGCCGCTGTCGATCACCCTGTCGCGGCGGATCGCCATGTACTGGTGCTGGGCGCTGGCCTGCGTCTGGAGCTGCCCGGCTTGCCCAGCCCGCAGTGGCTGGCGCAGGTGCGTCAGGCGCTGACTGAGCAGGTGCATTGA
- the tnpC gene encoding IS66 family transposase, giving the protein MQSEFERKLQEGIAAGVATGVAEAVQRILEQWRLARHQVFGPSSESHQGELFNEVEALAEQAADLEDAHEGAPAHNTPRPKRGHRRALPPELPRVEFLVDVPEAERQCACGTPMVRIGEDVSEQLDIVPMQIRVIRTVRPRYACPKGDQAPVQQPAPAQVLPRSNFSAGFLAMMAVVKYVDGLPLARFEKVMARHQVDVPRQSMTRAMIRLAQALQPLHNLARDTLLDAPVIHMDETTVQVLKEPGRSPTSKSYMWVQRGGPPGRTVVLFDYEASRSGQIPVRLLEGWQGYLMTDGYEGYAPVARLPGVEHLACAAHARRKFVEAKRVSPKGKSARADHALDLFARLYRIEAKLKTASDAQRFEARQTHSLPILQKLRAWLDETLPGVTPRSKLGEALGYLHKVWPRLIRYTECGDLPIDNNPAENAIRPFVIGRKAWLFADTPAGAHASAVLYSLLETAKANGREPYAWLRFVLEHLPMAQTVDEIEALLPWNTHDQDLAMNLAAWE; this is encoded by the coding sequence ATGCAATCCGAGTTCGAGAGGAAACTGCAAGAAGGGATTGCCGCCGGCGTCGCCACAGGGGTCGCCGAGGCGGTGCAACGCATCCTTGAGCAATGGCGCTTGGCCCGGCATCAGGTGTTCGGCCCCAGTAGCGAGTCGCACCAGGGCGAGCTGTTTAACGAAGTGGAAGCCTTGGCCGAGCAGGCCGCTGATCTCGAAGACGCACACGAGGGCGCGCCCGCGCACAACACGCCTCGCCCCAAGCGCGGTCATCGCCGCGCTTTGCCGCCCGAGCTGCCCCGCGTCGAGTTCCTGGTCGATGTCCCCGAAGCAGAACGCCAATGCGCCTGCGGCACCCCCATGGTGCGTATCGGCGAAGACGTGAGTGAACAGCTGGACATCGTGCCGATGCAAATCCGCGTGATCCGCACGGTGCGCCCGCGCTACGCCTGCCCCAAGGGCGATCAGGCACCGGTACAGCAGCCGGCACCGGCGCAGGTCCTGCCGCGCAGCAACTTCAGCGCCGGGTTCCTGGCGATGATGGCGGTGGTGAAGTATGTCGACGGCCTGCCTCTGGCGCGCTTCGAGAAGGTGATGGCCCGCCACCAGGTGGACGTCCCACGCCAGAGCATGACGCGGGCCATGATCAGGCTCGCCCAGGCCTTGCAGCCGCTGCACAATCTGGCCCGCGACACCTTGCTGGATGCGCCCGTCATCCACATGGATGAAACCACGGTTCAAGTGTTGAAAGAACCAGGGCGAAGTCCGACCTCTAAAAGTTATATGTGGGTGCAGCGCGGCGGGCCGCCGGGGCGCACGGTGGTGTTGTTTGATTACGAGGCGAGCCGTTCGGGGCAGATACCGGTACGCCTGCTCGAAGGCTGGCAGGGTTACCTGATGACCGACGGGTACGAAGGCTACGCGCCGGTGGCGCGCCTGCCCGGTGTGGAGCACCTGGCGTGCGCAGCCCATGCTCGGCGCAAGTTCGTCGAAGCCAAACGGGTCAGCCCCAAAGGCAAGAGTGCCCGCGCAGACCACGCGCTGGATCTGTTCGCCCGGCTGTATCGTATCGAGGCCAAGCTGAAAACAGCGAGCGATGCGCAGCGCTTCGAGGCGCGCCAGACCCACAGCCTGCCGATCCTGCAAAAGCTGCGTGCATGGTTGGATGAAACCCTGCCGGGGGTCACGCCCAGGAGCAAGCTGGGCGAAGCGTTGGGATATCTGCACAAGGTCTGGCCGCGCCTGATCCGCTATACCGAGTGCGGCGATTTACCCATCGATAACAACCCCGCAGAAAACGCCATCAGGCCGTTTGTGATTGGCAGAAAAGCGTGGCTTTTTGCGGATACCCCGGCGGGTGCACACGCCAGCGCGGTACTGTATTCGCTGCTGGAAACGGCCAAGGCCAACGGGCGCGAGCCCTATGCGTGGCTGCGCTTTGTGCTGGAACACCTGCCGATGGCCCAAACAGTGGACGAAATCGAGGCGCTGTTGCCGTGGAATACTCATGACCAAGATTTAGCCATGAATCTCGCCGCCTGGGAATAA
- a CDS encoding DUF6088 family protein: MRGPSLNLKSQISHRVAGHQPGYVWTPVDFLDLGPRDAIDKALQRLVATGDLRRVDRGLYDQPRHNALTGKTAAPDYRSVIDAVSRRDQVRVLVDGMTAANALGLTDAVPAQVVVHTDGRLRPIQLGNLTIQFRLTAASKLYWAGHPAMQVIQALHWLRDTLSEQRDAVIARLTRLLASDASGVLKDDLRQGLPTLPAWMQDLLREILKETDEADASGKAYLMVPMPSAPHAERHVAQGAHQ, translated from the coding sequence ATGCGAGGTCCCAGTCTCAATCTCAAATCACAGATCAGCCATCGCGTAGCTGGGCATCAGCCGGGCTACGTTTGGACGCCTGTCGACTTCCTCGACCTCGGGCCACGCGATGCCATCGACAAAGCGCTACAGCGCCTGGTGGCAACGGGAGATTTGCGGCGTGTGGATCGCGGCCTCTACGATCAGCCCCGACACAATGCACTGACCGGCAAGACTGCAGCACCAGACTACCGCAGCGTGATTGATGCTGTCAGCCGCCGAGATCAGGTGCGTGTGTTGGTCGACGGCATGACCGCTGCCAATGCCCTCGGGCTGACCGATGCGGTGCCTGCCCAGGTGGTGGTGCATACCGATGGACGCCTGCGTCCCATTCAACTTGGCAACCTCACCATCCAGTTTCGCTTGACGGCCGCCAGCAAGTTGTACTGGGCTGGCCACCCGGCCATGCAGGTCATCCAGGCATTGCACTGGTTGCGCGACACCCTGTCTGAGCAGCGCGATGCCGTCATCGCCCGACTCACGCGATTGCTCGCCAGCGACGCCAGCGGAGTGCTGAAAGATGACCTCCGGCAAGGACTGCCCACACTGCCTGCGTGGATGCAGGATCTGCTGCGCGAAATCCTGAAAGAAACCGACGAGGCCGATGCGAGCGGCAAGGCCTATTTGATGGTCCCAATGCCATCAGCGCCTCACGCTGAGCGGCACGTCGCACAAGGAGCCCATCAATGA
- the tnpB gene encoding IS66 family insertion sequence element accessory protein TnpB (TnpB, as the term is used for proteins encoded by IS66 family insertion elements, is considered an accessory protein, since TnpC, encoded by a neighboring gene, is a DDE family transposase.), producing MHPGVAIGQVYLCCVHRQRNRIKILYWHRNGFCLWQKRLEKERFAWPAPGAQATVTLTPKELEWLLEGFDLWANHPHKTLKYQSVM from the coding sequence ATGCACCCGGGAGTGGCGATTGGGCAGGTCTACTTGTGCTGCGTGCATCGCCAGCGCAACCGCATCAAGATTCTGTATTGGCATCGCAACGGCTTTTGCCTTTGGCAGAAGCGGCTGGAGAAAGAGCGCTTTGCCTGGCCCGCGCCAGGCGCGCAAGCGACCGTGACACTCACCCCCAAAGAGTTGGAGTGGCTGTTGGAAGGGTTTGATTTATGGGCGAATCATCCTCATAAAACACTGAAATATCAGTCAGTTATGTGA
- a CDS encoding transposase — MARLPRYVIPGQPQHIIQRGNNKQVIFVAKEDYEYFRDVLVLAAQEYDLAIHAYVWMINHVHLLATPGQVGSISKVFQSAGRRYVRYFNDKYGRSGTLWEGRYRATVVDTEQYLLTLMRYIELNPVRAGMVALPGSYPWSSYAFNAWGGTGVNTQWLKPHMQYMRLGRCDQSRRAAYRALFHEALSGQDLQVIRELTHKGWAIGSDRFKQQIMALTSRQTESKGLGRPKKYGV, encoded by the coding sequence ATGGCGCGCCTTCCTCGTTATGTGATTCCGGGGCAACCGCAGCATATAATCCAGCGCGGCAATAATAAACAGGTTATTTTTGTCGCTAAAGAAGATTATGAATATTTTCGCGATGTCTTGGTTCTGGCGGCACAGGAATACGATTTGGCGATTCATGCCTATGTCTGGATGATCAATCATGTGCACCTGCTGGCAACGCCTGGGCAGGTGGGTAGTATCAGCAAGGTCTTTCAGTCGGCAGGCAGGCGATATGTGCGTTATTTCAATGACAAATATGGGCGCAGCGGCACTCTTTGGGAAGGACGCTATCGCGCCACGGTGGTGGACACCGAGCAATATCTATTGACCTTGATGCGATATATCGAACTCAATCCCGTTCGTGCTGGGATGGTGGCCTTGCCAGGCAGCTATCCCTGGTCCAGTTACGCATTCAATGCTTGGGGAGGAACCGGAGTCAACACGCAGTGGCTGAAGCCGCATATGCAATATATGCGCCTGGGTCGTTGTGATCAATCTCGTCGTGCAGCGTATCGGGCCTTGTTCCACGAAGCGTTGTCTGGCCAGGATCTGCAGGTGATTCGTGAATTGACCCATAAAGGCTGGGCAATCGGCAGTGATCGTTTCAAACAGCAAATTATGGCTCTGACAAGCAGGCAAACAGAATCAAAAGGCCTCGGCAGGCCAAAAAAATATGGTGTCTGA
- a CDS encoding helix-turn-helix domain-containing protein gives MIDGRQIRAARAMLGWSREDLLKASGISMSALLRMEGALADSRGSTLNKVAKALTLAGIEFVTRDDGAIGVILKAQNPPDAPQ, from the coding sequence ATGATCGACGGAAGACAGATCCGCGCCGCACGCGCGATGCTGGGCTGGAGCCGAGAGGACCTGCTCAAGGCCTCGGGCATCTCGATGTCGGCGCTGCTGCGCATGGAAGGGGCGCTGGCCGACAGCCGAGGCTCCACGCTCAACAAGGTGGCCAAGGCCCTGACCCTGGCCGGCATCGAATTCGTCACCCGCGATGACGGGGCGATTGGCGTCATTCTCAAGGCACAAAACCCGCCTGATGCGCCACAATGA
- a CDS encoding nucleotidyl transferase AbiEii/AbiGii toxin family protein: protein MTPGFQDIIAAAEADRRDLFLSTSMRLGTPIQNVEKDFWVCWVLDLLFNGAGADEPRLLFKGGTSLSKSHGLISRFSEDIDITVFREDLGQAVDVEALEGLSGKKQRAHLNAIKDACQRYITSTLKTRLTASIASAFEKAGLLFNPSAVALDPDDPDQQTLLIAYPAVSAQPGDYNPPTVKIEAGAKSALDPHRATMVTPYLAEDVPNLMLSVTNVVTIDAERTFWDKVVILHGQRRWFERRGELRRQGQRVSRHYYDIYRLLRSDVGQRAARDLGLARDCARHARMFFNSNDLDLATAHPGTFALSPLPEMDIQLRRDYTAMAGMIFGEVPEWESIVETILQFEEQVNAGTSQ, encoded by the coding sequence ATGACGCCCGGATTCCAGGACATCATTGCTGCAGCAGAAGCGGATCGCCGTGACTTGTTTCTGAGCACGTCAATGCGACTGGGTACGCCCATTCAGAATGTCGAGAAAGACTTCTGGGTGTGCTGGGTACTGGACCTGCTGTTCAACGGGGCCGGTGCTGATGAGCCCCGGCTGTTGTTCAAGGGCGGCACGTCCCTCTCGAAGAGCCATGGCCTGATCTCCCGGTTTTCCGAAGACATCGACATCACCGTGTTCCGTGAAGATCTCGGTCAGGCGGTTGATGTGGAAGCCTTGGAAGGCCTGAGCGGAAAAAAGCAGCGTGCGCATCTGAATGCAATCAAGGACGCCTGCCAGCGCTACATCACCTCGACGCTCAAGACACGCCTGACCGCCAGCATTGCGTCGGCGTTTGAGAAGGCTGGGCTGCTCTTCAATCCGTCGGCTGTCGCCTTGGACCCTGACGATCCGGATCAGCAAACCCTGCTGATCGCCTATCCCGCCGTCAGCGCCCAGCCTGGGGACTACAACCCGCCGACCGTGAAAATCGAAGCGGGGGCCAAGTCAGCACTCGATCCGCACCGCGCCACGATGGTCACGCCCTACCTGGCAGAGGATGTGCCGAACCTGATGCTGAGCGTGACCAACGTCGTGACCATCGACGCCGAGCGGACGTTCTGGGACAAGGTGGTCATTCTTCACGGTCAGCGTCGCTGGTTTGAACGACGCGGTGAGCTGCGTCGCCAAGGGCAGCGCGTCTCCCGTCACTACTACGACATCTACCGCCTGCTGCGCAGCGATGTCGGCCAGCGTGCGGCGCGCGATCTCGGCCTAGCGAGGGACTGCGCACGTCACGCCCGGATGTTTTTCAACAGCAACGATCTGGATCTGGCCACCGCCCATCCTGGGACATTTGCGCTGTCGCCACTGCCGGAAATGGATATCCAACTGCGCAGAGACTACACGGCCATGGCTGGGATGATCTTCGGCGAAGTGCCTGAGTGGGAGAGCATTGTCGAAACCATTCTGCAATTCGAAGAGCAGGTCAACGCGGGCACCAGCCAGTGA
- a CDS encoding Bug family tripartite tricarboxylate transporter substrate binding protein gives MQRRVFVIAAIAASLAVSFSAQAQGWPTQPVKLVVGFGGGSTPDVIARTLSDPLSQALGQPVIVENKPGASGNIAADYVAKSTDGHTLGIVINGNLTSSKQLYPSLPYDPLKDFSYISLLATAPLVLVVPKAEPTGKAFFDKALTEGDRWNYGSVGVGSVSHLGMELLKSRVPGFLPMQVPYTGGNPAVVTALIGGQVQMALMPPGVAMPQVKAGKLNAVGVTSAGPSDLVPGVPSLADAGVQDFNLEVWDALVGPASMPQPVQQQVSTAIMQILQTPEIRQKLFNQGWTAVGSTPEGMQQRVASEAKLLGDIIESQNIRLE, from the coding sequence ATGCAACGACGTGTTTTTGTGATTGCTGCGATAGCTGCCTCATTGGCAGTGTCTTTTTCTGCGCAGGCTCAGGGCTGGCCTACGCAACCGGTGAAGCTGGTGGTCGGTTTCGGGGGTGGGTCTACGCCGGACGTGATTGCCCGGACCTTGTCCGACCCTCTGTCCCAGGCCTTGGGGCAACCCGTGATTGTCGAGAACAAGCCGGGCGCCAGTGGCAATATCGCGGCCGATTATGTGGCAAAGTCCACGGACGGCCATACCTTAGGCATCGTGATCAATGGCAACCTGACCTCGTCCAAGCAGCTTTATCCCAGCTTGCCCTACGATCCGCTGAAGGACTTCAGCTACATCAGCTTGCTGGCCACCGCGCCGCTGGTCCTGGTCGTCCCCAAGGCGGAGCCAACAGGCAAGGCCTTCTTTGACAAGGCGCTGACCGAAGGCGACCGCTGGAACTACGGCTCGGTAGGGGTCGGTTCAGTCTCGCACCTGGGCATGGAACTTCTGAAGAGCCGCGTCCCTGGTTTCCTACCGATGCAGGTGCCGTATACCGGCGGTAATCCGGCGGTGGTGACGGCCCTGATTGGCGGACAGGTACAGATGGCGCTGATGCCGCCGGGGGTGGCGATGCCCCAGGTCAAGGCGGGCAAACTGAATGCCGTTGGCGTGACTAGCGCCGGACCTAGCGATCTGGTGCCAGGCGTGCCGTCGCTGGCCGATGCGGGTGTCCAAGATTTCAACCTAGAGGTCTGGGACGCCTTGGTGGGGCCTGCCAGCATGCCCCAACCCGTACAGCAACAGGTTTCGACCGCCATCATGCAGATTCTGCAGACTCCTGAAATCCGCCAGAAGCTCTTTAATCAGGGCTGGACGGCAGTGGGGTCAACCCCCGAAGGCATGCAGCAGCGTGTCGCCTCCGAGGCCAAACTGCTGGGCGACATCATTGAATCCCAGAATATCCGTCTGGAATAA
- a CDS encoding DUF3489 domain-containing protein → MRKVRPAPSQYATRSPLPSAACANWRSQHSLITRAHCDAGGLIEPLLDLKGGAKLKMIASLASRHLIEQADGQWRLTATAIAIIKGEAKPEDVLPPTATVAPATNSATPAQTTPPPDDPEMEAAVTAAEASWQTVQETPRVRVDSKQAQVIALLQRPQGTSIAEIMALTGWQAHSVRGLFAGTLKKRGIVVTSEKTEGGERVYRVAAPEAALA, encoded by the coding sequence TTGCGGAAGGTCCGTCCTGCTCCGTCCCAGTACGCCACCCGATCTCCACTGCCCAGCGCTGCCTGCGCCAATTGGCGGAGCCAACACTCCCTCATCACCCGCGCGCATTGCGATGCAGGCGGCCTGATCGAGCCGCTGCTCGACCTCAAGGGCGGGGCCAAACTCAAGATGATCGCCAGCCTCGCCAGCCGCCACCTGATCGAACAGGCTGATGGTCAATGGCGCCTGACCGCCACGGCCATCGCGATCATCAAGGGCGAGGCCAAGCCGGAAGATGTGCTGCCGCCAACCGCGACGGTGGCACCGGCCACTAACTCAGCTACGCCGGCGCAGACAACGCCGCCGCCCGATGACCCAGAGATGGAAGCCGCCGTCACCGCCGCCGAGGCGTCCTGGCAAACCGTGCAGGAAACACCCCGGGTGCGGGTCGACAGCAAGCAGGCCCAGGTCATCGCCCTGCTGCAACGACCGCAAGGCACCTCGATTGCCGAGATCATGGCGCTCACCGGCTGGCAAGCGCACAGCGTTCGTGGCCTCTTTGCCGGAACGCTCAAGAAGCGCGGCATCGTGGTCACCTCCGAGAAGACCGAAGGCGGCGAGCGGGTGTATCGGGTCGCGGCACCTGAAGCCGCCCTCGCCTGA
- a CDS encoding tripartite tricarboxylate transporter permease yields the protein MEILDHLALGFSVAFTMQNLMYAFVGCLLGTLIGILPGLGPTATIAILLPSTYALDPTSALIMLAGIYYGAAYGGSTTSILVNLPGEISSVVTTLDGYQMARKGRAGPALAASAIGSFVAGCFGTLVIAAFAIPLTELAFKFGPAEYFSLIVVGLIGSVILASGSVLKALGMIVLGLLLGTMGTDVNSGLQRFTFNIPEMSSGINFVVIAMGLFGYGEIISNLSRGHETREVFKVKLSGLYPSRADWKHMMPSIGRGTVIGSILGILPGGGAVLSSFAAYATEKKIRLQPDEVPFGEGNIRGVAAPEAANNSGSQTSFIPLLTLGLPPNSVMALMMGAMIIHDIQPGPQVMSSNPELFWGLIASMWIGNAILVILNLPLVGLWVKLLTLPYRWLFPAIVLFCAVGAYSLSNSTWDIWMLGWFGIIGYVFIKLGLEAAPLLLALILGPMMEENLRRALLLSRGDWSTLVTRPISASLLILALVLLLALLLPSIRKRRQDAFVEEN from the coding sequence ATGGAAATTCTCGATCATCTCGCGCTGGGGTTCAGTGTCGCCTTTACGATGCAAAACCTGATGTATGCCTTTGTGGGCTGTCTACTGGGCACCCTGATCGGTATTTTGCCCGGATTGGGCCCCACCGCCACCATTGCCATCCTGTTGCCCAGCACCTATGCCCTGGACCCAACCTCGGCCCTGATCATGCTGGCCGGCATTTATTACGGCGCGGCCTATGGCGGTTCCACGACATCCATCCTGGTCAACCTGCCTGGCGAAATCTCGTCCGTGGTGACCACCTTGGACGGCTACCAGATGGCCCGCAAAGGCCGCGCTGGCCCCGCATTGGCGGCCAGCGCCATTGGATCTTTTGTCGCCGGCTGCTTTGGCACGCTGGTTATTGCCGCCTTTGCAATCCCGCTGACCGAACTGGCCTTCAAGTTCGGGCCGGCCGAGTATTTTTCCTTGATTGTCGTCGGGCTGATCGGCTCGGTCATCCTGGCCTCCGGCTCCGTACTCAAGGCACTGGGCATGATCGTTCTGGGCCTGCTGCTGGGGACCATGGGCACAGACGTCAATTCGGGGCTCCAGCGCTTTACTTTCAATATCCCGGAAATGAGCAGCGGCATCAACTTCGTCGTGATCGCCATGGGCCTGTTTGGATACGGCGAGATCATTTCCAACCTGTCCCGTGGTCATGAAACCCGGGAAGTCTTCAAGGTGAAACTCTCGGGGCTTTATCCCAGCCGCGCCGATTGGAAACACATGATGCCGTCCATCGGACGCGGAACAGTGATTGGATCGATCCTGGGAATCCTGCCCGGCGGCGGTGCGGTCCTGTCATCTTTTGCCGCCTATGCCACCGAAAAGAAAATCCGGCTTCAGCCCGATGAGGTACCTTTTGGCGAAGGCAATATCCGCGGAGTCGCGGCTCCCGAAGCTGCCAATAACTCTGGCTCTCAGACGTCATTCATTCCTTTGTTGACCCTGGGGCTGCCACCCAACAGCGTGATGGCGCTGATGATGGGCGCCATGATCATCCACGACATTCAACCCGGCCCCCAGGTCATGTCCAGCAATCCCGAACTATTTTGGGGGCTGATCGCGTCGATGTGGATCGGTAATGCCATTCTGGTGATCCTGAACCTGCCCCTGGTAGGCCTGTGGGTCAAGCTGCTGACCCTGCCCTATCGATGGCTGTTTCCCGCGATTGTGCTGTTTTGCGCCGTGGGCGCGTATTCCTTGAGCAACAGCACCTGGGACATCTGGATGCTGGGCTGGTTTGGCATCATCGGCTATGTCTTCATCAAACTGGGACTGGAAGCCGCCCCTTTGTTGCTGGCCTTGATTCTGGGCCCCATGATGGAAGAAAACCTAAGGCGCGCACTGCTGCTGTCACGCGGCGACTGGAGCACGCTGGTCACCCGGCCGATTTCCGCCAGCCTGCTGATATTGGCCCTGGTGCTACTGCTGGCGCTGCTGCTGCCATCCATCCGCAAGCGCCGTCAGGACGCCTTTGTAGAAGAAAATTAA
- a CDS encoding elements of external origin: MGMSIRAYAQHRGVSHEAVRKAIAAGRIHKEADGSIDPAKADAQWLQHTRPAPLPSEKNVATRVATPVATSRPSTAPPTPSAVDEARGVDYHKARAVRETYAARLAKLEFEERSDKLVSKDEVDAKVFTLARQLRDRMQQIPNKVAPEIVALVVDKPDVRGVADLIDRAIHQALEELVA, encoded by the coding sequence ATGGGAATGTCTATACGGGCTTATGCCCAACACCGTGGCGTCAGCCACGAAGCCGTGCGCAAGGCCATTGCTGCCGGGCGTATCCACAAAGAAGCCGATGGCAGCATCGATCCGGCCAAAGCCGATGCGCAATGGCTGCAGCACACCCGGCCTGCGCCGCTGCCCAGCGAAAAAAACGTGGCAACCCGGGTGGCAACGCCTGTGGCAACCTCCCGCCCATCCACCGCGCCGCCCACCCCTTCGGCTGTCGACGAAGCGCGTGGTGTCGACTATCACAAGGCCCGTGCCGTGCGAGAAACCTACGCCGCGCGGCTGGCGAAGCTGGAGTTCGAGGAACGCAGCGACAAGCTGGTGAGCAAGGACGAGGTGGATGCCAAGGTCTTTACGCTGGCGCGTCAGCTGCGGGACAGGATGCAGCAGATCCCCAACAAGGTGGCCCCCGAGATCGTCGCGCTGGTGGTCGACAAGCCTGATGTGCGGGGCGTGGCCGATCTGATTGACCGCGCGATCCACCAGGCGCTGGAGGAGTTGGTGGCGTGA
- a CDS encoding tripartite tricarboxylate transporter TctB family protein has protein sequence MQIKSQKDFFSGLLFFMTGAAFAWGAAQYRLGTSAHMGPGYFPLLCSILLMGIGVVLCIKAISLTPQDDGLIGRWALRPVVLITGANILFGILLGGWSQLHIPVFGFAVAALILVVVAAMAGPEFKAREALILALILTIGSWLVFIFALNMQMPSWPSFLSL, from the coding sequence ATGCAAATCAAGAGTCAGAAGGATTTTTTTTCGGGCTTGCTGTTTTTCATGACTGGTGCAGCGTTTGCCTGGGGGGCGGCCCAGTACAGGCTGGGTACCAGCGCGCATATGGGGCCAGGGTATTTTCCCTTGCTTTGCAGCATTTTATTGATGGGGATCGGGGTGGTGCTTTGCATCAAGGCTATTTCCTTGACGCCCCAGGATGATGGCTTGATCGGGCGGTGGGCGCTGCGGCCTGTTGTGCTGATCACAGGGGCCAATATTCTGTTCGGCATTTTGCTGGGCGGATGGTCCCAGCTGCATATCCCCGTGTTTGGCTTTGCCGTGGCGGCACTGATTCTGGTGGTGGTAGCCGCAATGGCGGGCCCCGAATTCAAAGCCCGAGAAGCCCTGATCCTGGCCTTGATCCTGACCATCGGCAGTTGGCTGGTCTTTATCTTTGCGCTGAACATGCAAATGCCCAGCTGGCCCAGTTTTCTTTCCCTCTAA